The Hemicordylus capensis ecotype Gifberg chromosome 6, rHemCap1.1.pri, whole genome shotgun sequence genome window below encodes:
- the LOC128331277 gene encoding olfactory receptor 10A4-like translates to MDGGNHSPVSQFLFEPLSDAHATKIILFLMVLAAYLMTLMGNMFIIIVTLTNPALWSPMYFFLRNLSFLEIGYTSTIIPKMLSNILSEDPSISFMGCATQMYFFGSLGITECCLLAAMAYDRYVAICQPLHYTAIINRSICLQISAACWLTGVLVVLVPATLIFTLPFCGPNRINHFFCDLPPLLRLACADTYTNELIIFTVTVIFIVVPFLLIMVSYICILHTILKMSSAVGRNKAFSTCSSHITVVTLFYGSAVLTYLRPKSAYSIETDKALSFIYTVVCPMMNPLIYSLRNKEMKDSLKRLMIRKIFL, encoded by the coding sequence ATGGATGGAGGGAACCATTCACCAGTGTCTCAGTTCCTTTTTGAGCCTTTATCCGATGCCCATGCTACAAAGATCATCTTATTTCTCATGGTACTGGCTGCATATCTTATGACTCTGATGGGAAACATGTTCATCATAATCGTCACTTTGACCAACCCTGCTCTTTGGTctcccatgtacttcttcctccGGAATTTGTCATTCTTAGAGATTGGTTACACTTCCACAATAATTCCCAAAATGCTGTCAAACATCCTGTCAGAGGACCCAAGCATTTCATTCATGGGCTGTGCCACGCAGATGTATTTCTTTGGCTCCCTGGGAATCACAGAATGTTGCCTGTTGGCGGCCATGGCATATGATCGTTATGTAGCGATATGTCAACCCTTGCATTATACAGCCATTATAAACAGGAGTATTTGTCTTCAGATTTCTGCAGCCTGCTGGCTGACTGGAGTGTTGGTGGTTTTAGTGCCAGCAACATTAATATTCACCTTACCCTTCTGTGGGCCGAACAGAATCAATCACTTCTTCTGTGATCTTCCCCCACTTCTgaggctggcctgtgctgacacTTACACAAATGAACTCATTATTTTCACTGTCACTGTGATCTTTATAGTGGTTCCCTTCTTGCTCATCATGGTCTCCTACATCTGTATCCTGCATACTATTCTGAAGATGTCCTCAGCTGTGGGCAGAAATAAGGCTTTCTCCACTTGTTCTTCCCACATAACAGTAGTGACTCTCTTTTATGGATCTGCTGTTTTAACATACCTAAGACCTAAATCTGCCTATTCAATAGAAACTGATAAAGCACTATCATTTATTTACACTGTTGTTTGTCCTATGATGAACCCTTTAATCTACAGTCTCAGAAACAAAGAAATGAAGGATTCCCTAAAGAGGCTGATGATCAGAAAAATATTCTTGTAA
- the LOC128331278 gene encoding olfactory receptor 10A7-like encodes MQYKGNGEEQNRTTVAEFILLGFGDLPNLELLFLLFLVIYMVTMSGNLLIVLLVVVDRHLHTPMYFFLGNLSFLESCYSSTILPRMLTSLLTGERSVSVVACFVQFYIFACLGGAECYFLSIMSYDRYLAVCKPLHYSALMNGRLCLLLAAVSWVSGILVSTSTTLSISALSFCGPNEIDHYLCDLSPVIKEISCSDTYTVEMMAFISACVFTLPPFLLTLASYIFIIVTVLRIPSTTGRQKAFSTCSSHLTVVGLFYGTLMLVYMLPRSTNLRYLKKIFSLFYTVLTPMVNPLIYSLRNKEVKEAMRKGFMKFRVTLQRSRFNNQNENK; translated from the coding sequence ATGCAGTACAAGGGAAACGGAGAGGAGCAAAATCGAACAACTGTTGCTGAATTCATCCTCTTGGGATTTGGAGATCTTCCTAACCTGGAGCTTCTTTTCCTGCTGTTCTTGGTTATCTACATGGTGACCATGTCTGGGAACCTCCTCATTGTTCTGCTAGTTGTGGTTGATCGACACCTCCACacccccatgtacttcttcctagGGAACCTCTCTTTCTTGGAGTCCTGCTACAGCTCAACCATTTTGCCCAGAATGCTCACTAGTCTTCTGACAGGGGAACGGAGTGTATCTGTGGTGGCCTGTTTCGTACAGTTCTATATATTTGCTTGCCTAGGAGGTGCCGAATGCTACTTCCTATCTATTATGTCTTATGACAGGTACTTAGCTGTGTGCAAGCCACTGCACTATTCTGCCCTCATGAATGGCAGGCTGTGCCTACTGTTAGCAGCTGTGTCTTGGGTAAGTGGAATTTTGGTTAGCACCAGCACAACTCTATCAATATCTGCATTATCATTCTGTGGTCCCAATGAAATTGATCATTACCTCTGTGATTTATCCCCAGTCATAAAAGAGATCTCCTGCAGTGACACGTATACAGTAGAAATGATGGCATTCATTTCTGCCTGTGTGTTCACCCTGCCTCCCTTTCTACTCACACTGGCATCCTACATATTCATCATTGTGACAGTTCTCAGAATCCCATCCACCACTGGGAGACAAAAGGCCTTCTCCACCTGTTCCTCTCACCTCACTGTGGTTGGCCTGTTTTATGGAACGCTGATGCTTGTCTATATGCTGCCACGTTCCACAAATCTCCGATATTTGAAAAAAATCTTCTCTCTCTTCTATACAGTCCTGACTCCTATGGTGAATCCCCTCATATATAGTCTCAGAAACAAGGAAGTGAAGGAAGCCATGAGAAAAGGCTTTATGAAGTTCCGTGTGACACTTCAGAGATCCAGGTTTAATAATCAAAATGAGAATAAATAA